The following proteins are encoded in a genomic region of Aminivibrio pyruvatiphilus:
- the codY gene encoding GTP-sensing pleiotropic transcriptional regulator CodY: MIDEDPGLKDLLEKTRQVGRALQSRREGTRPDYNKLAKLLCEFSTANVYLINREGKILGHSWISEYHSEEVSNFIDKGYMPEVFVEKMNQHRETMLSETDGYLFDDANADAPEKHMLYIPIYGAAERLGTLLLVRFFQPFSMRDLVLAEYLATLVGIEILHERTKNIEERSRERLIVQMAMRALSYSEVESVKHIISELGSFEGVVIASKVADRVGVTRSVIVNALRKLESAGIIESRSLGMKGTFIKVLSPLFVEELGVLQKD, encoded by the coding sequence ATGATCGATGAGGATCCGGGACTGAAGGATCTCCTCGAGAAAACGCGGCAGGTGGGCAGGGCCCTCCAGAGCCGCCGGGAAGGTACAAGGCCCGATTACAACAAGCTCGCCAAACTGCTGTGCGAGTTCTCCACGGCCAACGTGTACCTTATCAACAGGGAGGGCAAGATCCTCGGCCATTCCTGGATTTCCGAGTACCATTCCGAGGAAGTGTCCAACTTCATCGATAAGGGATATATGCCCGAGGTCTTCGTGGAGAAGATGAACCAGCACCGGGAGACCATGTTGAGCGAGACGGACGGCTACCTGTTCGACGACGCCAACGCCGACGCGCCCGAGAAGCACATGCTGTACATTCCCATTTACGGCGCTGCGGAGAGGCTCGGCACTCTGCTCCTCGTGCGGTTCTTCCAGCCCTTCTCCATGAGGGACCTCGTGCTTGCGGAGTACCTGGCCACCCTCGTGGGCATCGAAATTCTCCACGAGAGGACGAAGAACATCGAAGAACGGTCCAGGGAACGCCTCATCGTCCAGATGGCCATGAGGGCTCTCTCCTACTCGGAAGTGGAATCGGTGAAGCACATCATCAGCGAACTCGGCTCCTTCGAGGGCGTGGTCATCGCCAGCAAGGTGGCCGACCGGGTGGGCGTCACCAGGAGCGTCATCGTGAACGCCCTCCGGAAGCTGGAAAGTGCCGGCATCATCGAAAGCCGGAGCCTCGGCATGAAGGGAACCTTCATCAAGGTGCTCAGTCCTCTCTTCGTGGAAGAACTGGGAGTGCTGCAGAAAGACTGA
- the flgB gene encoding flagellar basal body rod protein FlgB — protein MMGDFNWKVMEKNLEGLSKRFEATSRNIANANTPEFARRNVSFEDQLRDLVDGPRRLPMTVTDEGHIPSGPLAVSSVIPEEIKVYDEKFRLDGNNVDPEREMAVMSQTRMAYNAMTRFAAKKSSLYRLVIGGR, from the coding sequence ATGATGGGCGACTTCAACTGGAAAGTAATGGAGAAAAACCTCGAGGGGCTTTCGAAGCGCTTTGAAGCCACGTCGAGAAACATTGCCAACGCAAACACACCTGAGTTCGCCCGGCGGAACGTCTCCTTCGAGGACCAGCTCAGAGATCTCGTGGACGGTCCCCGGAGGCTCCCCATGACCGTTACGGACGAAGGTCATATCCCTTCGGGACCGCTGGCAGTGAGTTCTGTGATTCCCGAGGAGATCAAGGTGTACGACGAGAAATTCCGGCTTGACGGAAACAACGTGGATCCCGAAAGGGAGATGGCCGTCATGTCCCAGACGAGAATGGCCTACAATGCCATGACCCGTTTCGCCGCCAAGAAAAGCTCTCTGTACCGCCTGGTCATAGGAGGAAGATAG
- the flgC gene encoding flagellar basal body rod protein FlgC, translating into MRMFRAIDVSGSSLTAHRLWLDSISANLANVNTTRTAEGGPYRRKVPVFAEMLDKTIGGYEDTGGVRVVEIAEDDTPPRLAYQPDHPDADEEGYVAFPNVNVVREMADMLTASRAYEANLAVADAARNMWAGALEIMRG; encoded by the coding sequence ATGAGAATGTTCCGCGCCATCGACGTGTCAGGGAGCTCTCTCACAGCGCACAGACTCTGGCTCGACTCCATATCGGCGAACCTGGCGAACGTGAACACCACCCGGACCGCGGAAGGCGGCCCATACCGCAGAAAGGTGCCGGTCTTCGCCGAGATGCTCGACAAGACCATCGGCGGCTACGAGGACACCGGGGGAGTCCGGGTAGTGGAAATCGCCGAGGATGACACCCCTCCCCGGCTGGCCTACCAGCCCGACCACCCTGATGCGGACGAGGAAGGGTACGTTGCCTTCCCGAACGTGAACGTGGTCCGGGAAATGGCGGACATGCTCACCGCAAGCCGGGCCTACGAGGCAAACCTTGCGGTGGCCGACGCCGCCCGGAACATGTGGGCAGGGGCCCTGGAAATAATGCGGGGGTAG
- the fliE gene encoding flagellar hook-basal body complex protein FliE yields MGSLNIDLMKLASPAAVRGPEAVPAKDRSSGTGLSFEELLQDSMKRVNDLQVESDGLVNKLATGDVDDISRVVLASQRAEFALRMITEVRNKLLDAYQQLGRMPV; encoded by the coding sequence ATGGGTTCGCTGAACATCGATCTTATGAAGCTCGCTTCACCCGCTGCGGTCCGCGGGCCGGAAGCGGTTCCCGCGAAGGACCGTTCTTCCGGCACGGGCCTTTCTTTTGAAGAACTTCTTCAGGATTCCATGAAGAGAGTAAACGATCTTCAGGTCGAATCCGACGGCCTGGTGAACAAGCTCGCCACGGGAGACGTGGATGACATTTCCAGGGTGGTCCTCGCTTCCCAGAGGGCCGAATTTGCCCTCAGAATGATCACCGAGGTCAGGAACAAACTGCTTGACGCCTACCAGCAACTTGGCCGGATGCCTGTGTAA
- the fliF gene encoding flagellar basal-body MS-ring/collar protein FliF — translation MDWFRRFSARLGLFWSSLKPWQKLSIVGASILVVSALVLAVYWAGKPSYEPLFTALEVEDQSAIVAYLRENRIDYKLDPAANAILVPRDIVYETRLSLAQGGLPKGGSVGYEIFDTTKMGLSEFQQKITYIRALEGELERTIRQIDAVDYAKVNIVIPEQRLFLEQQQPSTASVLVRLKTGMQIGPDQVKSIVHLVSHGVQGLLPENITVVDTSGKVLSDLLDQDLLIYGQGGDGRTVSSVQRELERQQERELENKVRIMLERVFGPGRVVVRIKVDLDFDRRTSSSREYIPGETGRGVLRSQQNMEETYTGTGGPIGGAPGTTTNIPGYAIAQQQGTASEYNKTETTNNYEITTRETQQVVTPGTIRRLSASVLVDGELEQERLTELRALVAPALGVDAGRGDQLVIQSMKFSTTFADSLAEQLQAQQRMQLLFALVATAVLLLAAALAGVLWMRKRRSRKAALPPAEERKRIPSIQELLSSPELLEAQGELAVLEEQLRAYARSKPEEIANLSQDWLADES, via the coding sequence ATGGACTGGTTCCGAAGGTTTTCCGCCCGTCTCGGACTCTTCTGGTCTTCCCTCAAGCCGTGGCAGAAACTCTCCATTGTCGGGGCGTCCATATTGGTGGTCTCTGCACTTGTCCTTGCCGTCTACTGGGCGGGCAAACCCTCCTATGAACCCCTTTTCACCGCTCTCGAGGTAGAAGACCAGTCGGCCATCGTGGCCTACCTCCGGGAAAACCGGATCGACTACAAGCTTGACCCGGCGGCGAACGCCATCCTCGTTCCACGGGACATCGTGTACGAAACCCGCCTCAGCCTGGCCCAGGGCGGCCTTCCGAAAGGGGGCAGCGTGGGCTATGAGATCTTCGACACCACGAAGATGGGCCTGAGCGAATTCCAGCAGAAAATAACCTACATACGGGCTCTCGAAGGAGAGCTTGAGCGGACCATCCGCCAGATCGACGCGGTGGATTACGCCAAGGTGAACATCGTCATCCCCGAACAGCGTCTTTTTCTCGAGCAGCAGCAGCCCTCCACGGCATCGGTCCTCGTCCGCCTGAAGACGGGGATGCAGATCGGCCCGGACCAGGTGAAATCCATAGTGCACCTCGTGTCCCACGGAGTCCAGGGCCTGCTCCCCGAGAATATCACGGTGGTGGACACTTCAGGAAAGGTCCTCTCGGACCTGCTCGATCAGGATCTGCTGATCTACGGGCAGGGAGGAGACGGGCGGACTGTTTCCTCGGTCCAGCGGGAGCTTGAGCGGCAGCAGGAACGGGAGCTTGAAAACAAGGTCAGGATCATGCTCGAGCGGGTGTTCGGGCCGGGCAGGGTTGTGGTCCGGATCAAGGTGGATCTCGATTTTGACCGCAGGACCAGCTCCTCCAGGGAGTATATTCCCGGAGAAACAGGCAGGGGGGTCCTCCGGAGCCAGCAGAACATGGAGGAGACCTACACCGGAACGGGCGGCCCCATAGGAGGCGCCCCCGGAACCACAACGAACATCCCCGGCTACGCCATTGCCCAGCAGCAGGGAACGGCGAGCGAATACAACAAGACGGAGACCACCAACAACTACGAGATCACTACCCGTGAGACCCAGCAGGTGGTGACTCCCGGGACCATCAGGCGGCTTTCGGCGTCGGTCCTGGTGGACGGAGAACTCGAGCAGGAACGGCTGACGGAGCTCCGGGCCCTTGTGGCTCCAGCCCTTGGAGTGGACGCCGGCAGGGGAGACCAGCTCGTCATCCAGTCCATGAAATTCTCCACCACCTTTGCCGACAGTCTGGCGGAACAGCTGCAGGCCCAGCAGAGAATGCAGCTTCTCTTCGCACTGGTCGCCACCGCAGTGCTCCTCCTCGCTGCCGCCCTCGCCGGAGTGCTGTGGATGCGGAAGCGCAGGTCCAGGAAAGCCGCGCTCCCTCCCGCGGAGGAACGGAAACGCATACCGAGCATTCAGGAACTTCTTTCGTCCCCGGAGCTGCTTGAAGCCCAGGGAGAGCTGGCCGTACTGGAAGAACAGCTTCGCGCCTACGCGAGAAGCAAACCAGAAGAAATAGCCAACCTTTCCCAGGACTGGCTTGCAGACGAGTCTTAG
- the fliG gene encoding flagellar motor switch protein FliG: MAKTATKGLTGREKVAILMVALGNEVAAEVYKRLDDATIEVVTLEIANLRKVTPEQRLGVLKDAQEMLLAREYMARGGVDYARDILERALGPERAQNLLTRITASLQVRPFDFMRHTDAQQILGFIQGEHPQTVALIMSYLEPQQAASIIGGLPGAMQAEVAKRIARMDRITPEVLREVERVLERKLSTVMGQDFTLAGGIDAIVDIINNADRATERNIMEHLEENDPELAEEIKRRLFVFEDIIKMDDRSLQRVLREVEMKELSLALKGATEELRGKFFRNMSKRASEMLREDMDYMGPVRVKDVEEAQQKVVNVVRALEDVGEIVISRGGEEELVV; the protein is encoded by the coding sequence ATGGCGAAGACAGCGACCAAGGGACTGACAGGAAGAGAAAAAGTGGCCATCCTCATGGTGGCCCTCGGAAACGAAGTGGCCGCCGAAGTCTACAAGAGGCTGGACGATGCCACTATCGAAGTCGTCACACTGGAAATCGCGAACCTGAGAAAGGTGACTCCCGAACAGCGGCTCGGAGTCCTGAAGGATGCCCAGGAAATGCTCCTCGCCAGGGAGTACATGGCCAGGGGCGGCGTGGACTATGCCCGGGATATACTCGAACGGGCCCTCGGCCCTGAAAGGGCGCAGAATCTCCTCACACGGATCACCGCCAGCCTTCAGGTCCGGCCCTTCGACTTCATGCGGCACACCGACGCCCAGCAGATCCTCGGCTTCATCCAGGGAGAACATCCCCAGACCGTGGCCCTCATCATGTCCTACCTCGAACCACAGCAGGCGGCGTCCATCATCGGCGGCCTTCCTGGGGCCATGCAGGCCGAAGTGGCCAAGCGGATCGCCAGGATGGACCGGATCACTCCGGAAGTGCTCCGGGAGGTGGAGCGGGTGCTGGAAAGGAAGCTGAGCACTGTCATGGGACAGGACTTTACCCTTGCAGGCGGCATCGACGCCATCGTGGACATCATAAACAACGCCGACCGCGCCACGGAGCGGAACATCATGGAACACCTGGAAGAAAACGACCCCGAACTCGCGGAAGAAATCAAGCGGCGGCTCTTCGTCTTCGAGGACATCATCAAGATGGACGACCGGTCCCTCCAGAGGGTGCTCCGCGAGGTGGAGATGAAGGAACTGTCCCTGGCCCTCAAGGGAGCCACGGAAGAGCTCCGGGGAAAGTTTTTCAGGAATATGTCCAAGCGGGCCTCCGAAATGCTCAGGGAGGATATGGACTACATGGGCCCCGTCAGGGTGAAGGACGTGGAAGAAGCCCAGCAGAAGGTGGTCAACGTGGTCCGGGCCCTGGAGGATGTGGGAGAAATCGTCATCTCCAGGGGAGGAGAGGAAGAGCTGGTTGTCTAA
- a CDS encoding FliH/SctL family protein: protein MSKLLRPNVLRAVRLLPEAVRIGNAPGGDREIHETTPREPEAGNHPVDLISQLSEELSLLKTRLEESERENRDLASRASVFEEELSRERVRLEEERGKMVSSLEAEAAAVRKKAVSEGFEEGRKAGYEQGIENARKDAAKEAEEKIRSAVFLLESVHRSLGEHLDALCSLQMPRLIRMWEFLLSSMLRKEVSLDGETAVRMLRGVLERISDKERVLVYLNPEDVDALRGRKDEFGDLLRGVRHLEFIPDGNVDAGSCIVETNLGIYDARWRIQLEQVSGEIERLFIEGGTGNDGSS from the coding sequence TTGTCTAAGCTTCTTCGGCCCAATGTCCTCCGGGCTGTTCGCCTGCTTCCGGAGGCCGTCCGGATCGGGAATGCCCCCGGAGGGGACCGGGAAATCCATGAGACGACACCCCGGGAACCGGAGGCAGGGAACCATCCTGTCGACCTGATTTCCCAGCTTAGTGAAGAACTTTCCCTTCTCAAAACAAGGCTGGAGGAATCGGAAAGGGAAAACCGGGACCTCGCCTCCAGGGCCTCCGTTTTCGAGGAAGAGCTCTCCAGGGAGAGAGTGCGTCTCGAAGAGGAGCGGGGGAAGATGGTGTCCTCTCTCGAGGCGGAAGCAGCCGCAGTGCGGAAAAAGGCGGTTTCCGAAGGGTTCGAGGAAGGACGGAAGGCGGGGTACGAACAGGGCATTGAAAATGCCCGGAAAGATGCGGCAAAGGAAGCCGAGGAAAAAATCCGGTCGGCTGTCTTTCTGCTTGAATCGGTCCACCGGTCCCTCGGCGAACATCTTGATGCTCTCTGTTCACTCCAGATGCCCAGGCTTATCCGCATGTGGGAATTCCTTCTTTCAAGCATGCTCCGCAAAGAGGTCTCCCTCGACGGCGAAACGGCCGTCAGGATGCTCCGGGGAGTTCTGGAGCGCATCAGCGACAAGGAAAGGGTGCTCGTCTACCTGAATCCGGAGGACGTGGACGCCTTACGGGGACGGAAGGACGAATTCGGCGACCTTCTTCGGGGAGTCCGTCACCTCGAGTTTATACCGGACGGGAACGTGGACGCCGGAAGCTGTATTGTGGAGACCAACCTCGGAATTTACGACGCCCGATGGAGGATCCAGCTTGAACAGGTTTCCGGAGAGATAGAGCGTCTGTTCATCGAGGGAGGGACCGGGAATGACGGCAGCTCCTGA
- the fliI gene encoding flagellar protein export ATPase FliI, with product MTAAPETGLLSILEQRLSGVQLTKINGRIVQVVGLVAESRGPDVRVGDLCSIRYRNSARASLSAEVVGFRGDRVLLMPLGNLKDIGPGCDVLSMERPLGVRVGDSLLGRILDGLGNPIDDRGPVAASGFYPLYADPPHPLRRKMITSPLPVGVKVIDGLLTLGTGQRIGIFAGSGVGKSTLLAMMARYTEADVNVIALVGERGREVREFVDRDLGEEGRRRSVLVIATSDQPPLIRLKASLTATAIAEYFRDQGKNVLLMMDSVTRVARAQREVGLAIGEPPTTRGYTPSVFEMLPRLLERAGAGERGSITGIYTVLVEGDDMNEPVADTVRGVLDGHVVLSRKIAARNFYPAVDVLESVSRVMPSIVDPEHLSASGRLRELLAVYGEAEDLISIGAYKSGSNPKVDWAVEHLQGVHSFLRQTVGEKVPFGEMEGQLLSLVP from the coding sequence ATGACGGCAGCTCCTGAGACAGGCCTGCTGTCCATTCTCGAGCAGCGTCTTTCCGGAGTCCAGCTCACCAAGATCAACGGACGTATCGTCCAGGTGGTGGGTCTCGTGGCCGAATCCAGAGGGCCGGACGTCCGGGTGGGCGATCTTTGTTCCATACGGTACCGGAACAGCGCCAGGGCATCCCTTTCGGCGGAGGTTGTCGGCTTCCGGGGTGACAGGGTCCTCCTCATGCCGCTGGGCAACCTCAAGGACATCGGTCCGGGGTGCGACGTCCTCTCCATGGAGCGCCCCCTGGGCGTCCGGGTTGGTGATTCCCTTCTCGGACGGATTCTCGACGGCCTGGGAAACCCCATCGACGACAGGGGACCCGTGGCAGCCTCCGGCTTTTACCCCCTCTATGCAGACCCTCCCCATCCCCTCCGCAGGAAAATGATCACCTCCCCTCTTCCCGTGGGCGTCAAGGTCATCGACGGCCTTCTCACCCTCGGGACAGGGCAGCGGATCGGCATCTTCGCGGGATCGGGAGTGGGAAAGAGCACCCTGCTCGCCATGATGGCCCGGTACACCGAGGCGGATGTGAACGTCATCGCCCTGGTGGGGGAACGGGGAAGGGAGGTCCGGGAATTTGTCGACCGCGACCTGGGCGAGGAGGGACGACGCCGTTCAGTGCTTGTCATTGCCACCTCCGACCAGCCTCCTCTCATCCGTCTCAAGGCATCCCTCACCGCCACCGCAATCGCGGAGTATTTTCGCGACCAGGGAAAAAACGTGCTCCTCATGATGGACTCGGTGACCAGGGTGGCCAGGGCCCAGCGTGAAGTGGGCCTCGCCATCGGCGAACCCCCCACCACCAGGGGATACACCCCGTCTGTCTTCGAAATGCTCCCCCGGCTGCTTGAACGGGCAGGGGCAGGAGAACGGGGGAGCATCACTGGAATCTACACCGTCCTGGTGGAAGGGGACGACATGAACGAGCCCGTGGCGGACACGGTGAGAGGCGTTCTCGACGGCCACGTGGTCCTTTCAAGGAAGATCGCCGCCCGGAATTTCTACCCCGCCGTGGACGTTCTCGAAAGCGTGAGCCGCGTCATGCCCTCCATCGTCGACCCTGAGCACCTGTCAGCGTCGGGGCGGCTCCGGGAGCTTCTCGCCGTCTACGGGGAGGCAGAGGACCTTATAAGCATAGGGGCCTACAAAAGCGGCTCCAACCCGAAAGTGGACTGGGCTGTAGAGCATCTCCAGGGGGTCCATTCCTTCCTCCGGCAGACAGTGGGGGAGAAAGTCCCCTTCGGGGAGATGGAAGGGCAGCTCCTTTCCCTTGTTCCCTGA
- a CDS encoding flagellar export protein FliJ, giving the protein MNAKVNRFERILRTKVKVRDDERILLSIEKKEEERLLSVLETLGTEKEEALASFGSQKDETFTLQDIWFRRKAIDLLENRICSEGESLCGVRQSIEDTETRLLEKHRDVKAMEKYISFMVMDLQDEEKKREQSELDDIAGIRHGSPKERRR; this is encoded by the coding sequence ATGAACGCGAAAGTGAACAGGTTTGAACGTATTCTCAGGACGAAGGTCAAGGTGCGGGATGACGAACGAATCCTTCTCTCCATTGAAAAGAAGGAGGAAGAGCGTCTTCTCTCCGTCCTCGAGACCCTCGGAACAGAAAAGGAAGAAGCTCTCGCCTCCTTCGGTTCCCAGAAGGACGAAACCTTTACCCTGCAGGATATCTGGTTCAGAAGGAAGGCCATCGACCTCCTGGAAAACCGTATCTGCAGCGAGGGAGAGTCTCTTTGCGGGGTGCGGCAGTCCATCGAGGATACCGAGACCAGGCTGCTGGAAAAACACAGGGACGTAAAAGCGATGGAAAAATACATTTCCTTCATGGTCATGGACCTTCAGGACGAAGAGAAAAAACGGGAACAGTCGGAACTGGATGACATCGCAGGCATCCGCCACGGTTCACCGAAGGAGAGAAGACGATGA
- a CDS encoding lytic transglycosylase domain-containing protein codes for MRANLSGVSRVMGRIEEIERKIRPQKDEEVREEKQDRFVDVLERAEKKERNRPEADEKTRHPVVPGIVSPERTVSGGWENHIAPLAAKYGVEEALVRAVIRMESGGQTGAVSPKGAMGLMQLMPGTARMLGVDDPFDPVQNLEGGIKYLSQLSDKYQGDLVKTLAAYNAGPGRVDSYGGVPPFAETQKYVKNVLSMYRKNSGSDD; via the coding sequence ATGAGAGCGAATCTTTCGGGAGTGTCGAGGGTTATGGGCCGCATAGAGGAGATTGAGCGCAAGATCCGGCCTCAAAAGGACGAAGAAGTGCGGGAAGAGAAGCAGGACCGCTTTGTGGATGTCCTTGAAAGGGCGGAGAAAAAAGAAAGAAACAGGCCGGAGGCGGATGAGAAGACGCGGCACCCCGTCGTTCCCGGCATTGTTTCGCCGGAAAGGACTGTGTCCGGCGGCTGGGAGAACCATATCGCCCCGCTGGCGGCGAAGTACGGCGTGGAAGAAGCCCTGGTCCGTGCGGTGATCCGGATGGAATCGGGCGGGCAGACCGGGGCCGTCTCCCCGAAGGGCGCCATGGGACTCATGCAGCTCATGCCCGGAACGGCACGGATGCTCGGGGTGGACGATCCTTTCGATCCCGTGCAGAATCTCGAGGGCGGAATTAAATACCTTTCACAACTGTCCGATAAGTATCAGGGAGACCTGGTAAAAACTCTTGCCGCCTACAATGCCGGGCCGGGCAGGGTGGACTCCTACGGAGGGGTGCCTCCCTTCGCGGAGACGCAGAAATATGTGAAAAACGTCCTCTCCATGTACCGAAAGAATTCAGGGAGCGATGACTGA
- a CDS encoding MotE family protein gives MADEPRNQTEDVLEESSPRPVRIKEKKKSRKGTLLFLFFVLAAGAAAGLHASGSWDARPVMYWSIPRIPWIGKDLATALGIPGEYSLTAGQRRTIELQRWNDRLNERERELEGRERRLAALSADLEKRSAVLEKVEAEQTAAQMKPPENLQEEKEYLDMLMKTYQEISPRRAALILEQLREDLAVKLLEAMPRDARASILGRMEAVRAARLTERLAAGGSR, from the coding sequence ATGGCTGACGAACCCAGGAATCAGACGGAAGACGTCCTAGAGGAGAGCTCCCCCCGGCCGGTGCGGATAAAGGAAAAGAAAAAGAGCCGGAAAGGAACTCTCCTCTTTTTATTCTTTGTTCTCGCGGCGGGGGCTGCGGCAGGACTCCATGCCTCTGGAAGCTGGGATGCCCGACCGGTGATGTACTGGTCCATCCCCCGCATTCCATGGATCGGGAAGGATCTGGCAACCGCCCTCGGAATTCCCGGAGAATACTCCCTGACTGCCGGGCAGAGACGGACTATCGAGCTTCAGCGCTGGAACGACCGGCTCAACGAAAGGGAGAGGGAGCTCGAGGGGCGGGAAAGACGTCTCGCCGCCCTCTCGGCGGACCTGGAAAAACGGTCTGCTGTCCTGGAAAAAGTCGAGGCGGAACAGACTGCGGCCCAAATGAAACCTCCCGAGAACCTGCAGGAGGAAAAAGAGTACCTGGATATGCTCATGAAAACCTACCAGGAGATTTCTCCCAGGAGGGCGGCTCTCATTCTCGAGCAGCTGAGGGAAGATCTGGCGGTAAAACTCCTTGAGGCAATGCCCCGGGATGCCCGGGCATCCATTCTCGGCCGCATGGAGGCGGTGAGAGCGGCAAGGCTGACGGAACGGCTGGCGGCCGGCGGGTCGCGGTGA